A region of Deltaproteobacteria bacterium DNA encodes the following proteins:
- a CDS encoding PilZ domain-containing protein, whose product MAASRRPLAVSGRGQAGAAPTDCVGVEPTDARRRHERLRVELPAVVWLHGRQLAARVVDVSLSGLALLLPEPAPTRQLVRVEVRPDSGAPFPFTAMVVYTVDTGDPLWPCRVGVMLYGIGRERAALWDEFIRKTRAALKARRTAA is encoded by the coding sequence GTGGCCGCCTCCCGGCGGCCGCTCGCGGTTTCGGGCCGGGGTCAAGCCGGCGCGGCGCCGACCGACTGTGTCGGCGTGGAGCCGACGGATGCGAGACGCCGCCACGAACGCCTCCGGGTGGAGCTGCCCGCCGTCGTGTGGCTGCACGGGCGCCAGCTCGCGGCTCGGGTCGTCGACGTGAGCCTGTCGGGGCTCGCGCTGCTGTTGCCCGAGCCGGCGCCGACGCGCCAGCTCGTCCGGGTGGAGGTCCGCCCGGACAGCGGCGCCCCGTTTCCGTTTACCGCGATGGTCGTCTATACGGTGGATACGGGCGATCCCCTGTGGCCGTGCCGGGTTGGTGTCATGCTCTATGGTATCGGCCGCGAGCGCGCCGCGCTGTGGGACGAGTTCATCCGCAAGACGCGCGCGGCGCTCAAGGCGCGCCGCACTGCGGCATAG
- a CDS encoding YfhL family 4Fe-4S dicluster ferredoxin — protein MATYITDECINCGACEPECPNEAISEGDDIYVIDPNLCTECVGFHDYEACQAVCPVECCLPDPNNQEDPQTLLDRARKLHPELNLPEKIEDLPPELNRFANPDHQRPE, from the coding sequence ATGGCAACCTACATCACGGACGAATGCATCAACTGCGGCGCGTGCGAGCCCGAGTGCCCGAACGAGGCGATCAGCGAGGGCGACGACATCTATGTCATCGACCCGAACCTGTGCACCGAATGCGTCGGCTTCCACGACTACGAGGCCTGCCAGGCCGTGTGCCCGGTGGAGTGCTGCCTGCCCGATCCCAACAACCAGGAAGATCCGCAAACTCTCCTCGACCGCGCCCGCAAGCTGCATCCGGAACTGAACCTGCCCGAGAAGATCGAGGACCTGCCGCCGGAACTCAATCGGTTCGCCAACCCGGACCACCAGCGCCCCGAGTAG
- a CDS encoding DUF58 domain-containing protein, which yields MAVAHAAGYVVLHGAAIAFCDALGLFEVAAYFPNPIAIKVFPRAAGLRGAGVVRPRTGALHERVGAHYVRRRGLSGELREIRDHAHGDPFKFIAWKATARARRLMVRDLETEFVVTHQILLDIAGTMRHGAPGSTPLDYAIEVATGIARGAISGGDRVGLVTFDTRVYSQLRPGEGHRQFLQVVDRLVETRSVVDEDLTALTNAELVAAVARYLAHQEAIDVRLHRVPALDDPVWERVHAGPRGELYDIASMAAVVSKLLGQRDRDGRSAAAPAWWWTHVAASGATDPRLAQLRLFCRLRGIELPYRTAVEAGARAAGLADAVAAANAGPGRCDTAILLSDLAWFEPSAGRALEALALARRRGQPIVVVAPFGPAFAAPAATDAGARALRIATAAARARFDEARRQLARRGVPAIEVGPSDAVADVVARIAGVRAASRRAA from the coding sequence ATGGCCGTCGCGCACGCGGCCGGCTATGTCGTGCTGCACGGGGCCGCGATCGCGTTTTGCGATGCGCTCGGCCTATTCGAAGTCGCCGCCTACTTTCCGAATCCGATCGCGATCAAGGTGTTCCCGCGGGCGGCGGGGCTGCGCGGCGCCGGCGTCGTTCGGCCGCGCACCGGCGCCCTGCACGAGCGGGTCGGTGCCCACTACGTGCGCCGGCGCGGGCTGTCTGGCGAACTGCGGGAGATCCGCGATCACGCGCACGGCGACCCGTTCAAGTTCATCGCGTGGAAGGCGACCGCGCGCGCGCGACGACTGATGGTGCGCGACCTCGAGACGGAGTTCGTCGTCACGCACCAGATCCTGTTGGACATCGCCGGCACCATGCGCCACGGCGCGCCGGGCAGCACACCGCTCGACTACGCGATCGAAGTCGCGACCGGCATCGCTCGCGGCGCGATTTCCGGCGGCGACCGGGTGGGCCTGGTCACCTTCGACACGCGCGTCTACTCTCAACTCCGACCTGGCGAGGGGCATCGCCAGTTCCTGCAGGTCGTCGATCGACTCGTCGAGACGCGGTCAGTGGTCGACGAGGATCTCACCGCCCTCACGAATGCCGAACTGGTGGCGGCCGTGGCGCGCTACCTCGCGCACCAGGAGGCGATCGACGTGCGGCTCCACCGCGTACCGGCGCTCGACGACCCGGTGTGGGAGCGGGTGCACGCCGGCCCGCGCGGAGAGCTGTACGACATCGCGAGTATGGCGGCCGTGGTGTCGAAGCTGCTCGGGCAGCGCGACCGGGACGGGCGCAGCGCCGCCGCCCCGGCGTGGTGGTGGACGCACGTCGCCGCGTCCGGCGCGACCGACCCGCGCCTGGCGCAGCTGCGGCTGTTTTGCCGCCTGCGCGGCATCGAACTCCCCTACCGTACGGCGGTGGAGGCCGGCGCGCGCGCCGCGGGCCTGGCCGACGCGGTGGCTGCGGCCAACGCCGGGCCGGGGCGTTGCGACACCGCGATCTTGCTGTCGGACCTCGCGTGGTTCGAGCCGAGCGCCGGGCGCGCGCTCGAGGCGCTCGCGCTCGCGCGCCGGCGCGGCCAGCCGATCGTCGTCGTCGCGCCGTTCGGCCCTGCCTTTGCGGCCCCGGCGGCCACCGACGCCGGGGCGCGGGCGCTACGGATCGCCACCGCGGCGGCGCGCGCGCGGTTCGACGAAGCCCGGCGCCAGCTCGCCCGCCGCGGCGTGCCCGCCATCGAGGTCGGACCGAGCGACGCCGTCGCCGACGTCGTCGCGCGGATCGCCGGCGTACGCGCGGCGTCGCGCCGCGCGGCGTGA
- a CDS encoding MoxR family ATPase gives MAAEGIERNLLAQVRDIAHRIVAEVAKAYIGPPRTTEALLTALLARGHVLVEGVPGVAKTTLVKAFSRTLGCTFRRIQFTPDLLPSDITGTYILDMRTNQFVLREGPVFCNVLLGDEINRAPAKTQSALLEAMQEKQVTIEGQTMPLASPFIVLATQNPIEHEGTYPLPEAQVDRFLLKLEMTYPAADDEKRMLATYNRPPPEVTPVIGPDDVLRMQQLADSVHVASDIFEFILGLLRYTREHRRVYLGASPRAGLALLRAAKALALIRGRDFVLPDDVRDLAAPVLAHRIIMTPEAELDGVHSELVVAEALDRVPYRETPG, from the coding sequence GTGGCCGCCGAAGGCATAGAGCGCAACCTGCTCGCGCAGGTGCGCGACATCGCCCACCGGATCGTCGCGGAGGTCGCCAAGGCGTACATCGGGCCGCCGCGGACGACCGAGGCGCTGCTCACGGCCCTGCTCGCGCGCGGGCACGTCCTCGTCGAAGGGGTGCCCGGCGTCGCCAAGACGACCCTGGTCAAGGCGTTTTCCCGCACGCTCGGGTGCACCTTCCGGCGGATCCAGTTCACCCCCGACCTGCTGCCGTCCGACATCACCGGGACGTACATCCTCGATATGCGCACGAACCAGTTCGTCCTGCGCGAGGGGCCGGTGTTCTGCAACGTATTGCTCGGCGACGAGATCAACCGGGCGCCGGCCAAGACGCAGTCGGCCCTGCTCGAGGCGATGCAGGAAAAGCAGGTGACAATCGAAGGGCAAACCATGCCGCTGGCCAGCCCGTTCATCGTGCTCGCCACGCAAAACCCGATCGAACACGAGGGGACCTACCCGCTGCCGGAGGCGCAGGTCGACCGATTCCTGCTCAAGCTCGAGATGACCTACCCGGCCGCCGACGACGAAAAGCGGATGCTGGCGACCTACAACCGGCCTCCCCCCGAGGTCACGCCGGTCATCGGACCCGACGACGTGTTGCGCATGCAACAGCTAGCCGACAGCGTCCACGTGGCCAGCGACATCTTCGAGTTCATCCTGGGGCTGCTGCGCTACACGCGCGAGCATCGGCGCGTCTACCTCGGTGCGTCGCCGCGCGCGGGGCTCGCGCTGCTGCGCGCGGCCAAAGCGTTGGCACTCATTCGCGGTCGCGACTTCGTCCTGCCGGACGACGTCCGCGACCTTGCGGCGCCGGTGCTCGCGCATCGCATCATCATGACGCCGGAGGCCGAACTCGACGGCGTGCATTCCGAACTGGTCGTCGCCGAAGCGCTCGATCGCGTCCCCTACCGCGAAACGCCGGGCTAG
- a CDS encoding DUF4350 domain-containing protein: protein MTPRARRAAAILLGWIAATGSAGAQGDDVDDVDDLDDPAAALIDAPADYDVGNADWNGLSAFARLAAGAGYRFEARAGLDWSDVTAADTLVLLYPVTPLDATDIAAFVRGGGRLVLADDFGGAARALARLGVAIDRAESVAAPRYYADLPFAPIAAPLDPTHPLAAGVDELVTNHPAVIVQARGDGEIFGFEPGRAVVVAGTLGYGRYVVLSDPSVLINAMLRHPGNFRFALNLLRYFDPDRSGRVVVLAGEFSVRGRPPTLVDDGSLRGAVDARLRDVNNALEELNDWTLHPGAVRAIAVGVALAVALIAAAALPSRRRIALDGAWLRAQPADSAIDASDPHAIAARADAGAADAWLAPAALIRDTVEWALRRALDLPHPLGLRDGELLAAVEAACGSAARDRLAGVLPALRTVPPASAPLGRARKPPQRGAVDDFDARAAALIEALESASRDRR, encoded by the coding sequence GTGACCCCGCGCGCCCGCCGCGCCGCCGCAATTCTGCTCGGCTGGATCGCGGCGACCGGTTCTGCCGGCGCACAGGGCGACGACGTCGACGACGTCGACGACCTCGACGACCCGGCGGCCGCTCTGATCGACGCGCCCGCCGACTACGACGTCGGCAACGCCGACTGGAACGGTCTGAGCGCGTTCGCCCGGCTCGCAGCGGGCGCCGGGTATCGGTTCGAGGCTCGCGCGGGGCTGGACTGGAGCGACGTGACCGCGGCGGATACGCTCGTCCTCCTGTACCCGGTGACGCCGCTGGATGCGACCGACATCGCGGCGTTCGTGCGCGGCGGCGGGCGACTCGTGCTCGCCGACGACTTCGGCGGCGCCGCGCGCGCGCTGGCCCGGCTCGGCGTCGCGATCGACCGAGCCGAGTCGGTCGCCGCGCCGCGTTACTATGCCGACCTGCCGTTCGCGCCGATCGCCGCGCCGCTCGACCCGACCCATCCGCTGGCCGCCGGCGTCGACGAGCTGGTCACCAACCACCCGGCCGTCATCGTGCAGGCCCGCGGCGACGGCGAGATCTTCGGTTTCGAACCCGGCCGAGCCGTCGTCGTCGCCGGCACGCTCGGCTACGGTCGCTACGTGGTGCTGTCCGATCCCAGCGTGCTCATCAATGCGATGCTGCGCCACCCGGGGAACTTTCGGTTCGCGCTCAACCTCCTGCGCTACTTCGACCCGGATCGCAGCGGCCGCGTCGTCGTGCTGGCCGGCGAGTTCTCCGTGCGCGGTCGCCCCCCGACGCTCGTCGACGACGGCAGCTTGCGCGGGGCCGTCGACGCGCGCCTACGCGACGTCAACAACGCCCTCGAAGAACTCAACGACTGGACCCTGCACCCGGGCGCCGTGCGCGCGATCGCCGTCGGCGTCGCGCTCGCGGTGGCGCTCATCGCGGCCGCCGCGCTGCCGTCCCGGCGCCGCATCGCGCTCGACGGTGCGTGGCTGCGCGCACAACCGGCCGACTCGGCCATCGACGCGTCCGACCCGCACGCGATCGCCGCGCGCGCCGATGCCGGCGCCGCCGATGCGTGGCTCGCCCCCGCCGCGCTGATTCGCGACACGGTGGAATGGGCGCTGCGGCGCGCTCTCGACTTGCCGCACCCGCTCGGATTGCGCGACGGGGAGTTGCTGGCGGCCGTCGAGGCGGCCTGCGGCTCGGCAGCGCGGGACCGACTGGCCGGCGTGTTGCCCGCGCTGCGCACAGTGCCGCCCGCCAGCGCGCCGCTCGGCCGCGCCCGCAAACCGCCGCAGCGCGGCGCGGTCGACGATTTCGACGCGCGCGCCGCGGCGCTGATCGAGGCGCTCGAATCCGCCTCGCGCGACCGGCGGTGA